The window AAAAGTTGTTACTTCATTCATCCTTAGCAAGTCCTTTATTGGCATCTTCTACTTCTTTAGTACTAAATCCCTCGACATGTttttcatgatcatcatctcctGCTGTTGCCTCattattgttttctttcttaGTTTCGATATCTTCTGTATCGTCTTCTTCCATACAAACATCTGTTGTTACATTAGTACCATGTTCTGTTTCTTGCATACCCTTTTCAATGCTGCTCTCAGATTGCTTAAATTCAACATCTGCATTATTATTCTCTTCCGAATTTTGACTCCTTTCTACGTTTTCCCTCATTACATCGTTGTTGTCTTCCATAGACGGACCATAACCCCTACTACTCTCGCTCTCGTTATCAGAATCATTCTCTACAACCTCTTCATTATTAACGCGTTCTGACACACCCCCACTTTGTCGTTCAAGACGCTGCAACCGCATTCTCAAATCATCAAACTCCCTTTCCATCAAAAACAACCTTTCTTTCAATATCAAATTCTCTTCTTCCAACTGCGCTATATGCGTATCCTGATCATCCACTCTATTCTCCAAATTATAACTAGTATGAtctacaccaccaccactataaTTCGGATAAATCATCTCAAACCGACTCAAATCATGATCCAATCTCCTTTCCACTTCCACATGTTCTTCCACATCACTCTCACTCGATTCTCCTCCTTCATCGTCCTCATCCTCCTCACCCGCCTCACCGTCATTCCCATTTCCGGGTGACCTTAACCTAATCAAACCTTTCATTGACCCATAACCATCTACACCCCATTCCTCTTTAGCCATATCTACTAGAACCTCCCTAGAGGGAGAAAAAATCGGGGTGGGCAACACTGCTGGTGTCACCGGACAAGGTGACACCAACGATGTAATCCCACCCGCTTTCTTAGCACGAATCAAAAACGATGTCGTGTTCCTAGGGGCAAATGGGGCTGATCTACCcccataattattattattatacttctTTTTAGGAAAATATCTCCTAGCTTTTAACCTATTTTGTTGTTGCAATTCATTCAATGTTGGTGGATTATATCCACCactactattactattattaacTCCTATAATTGTTTTGTTAGAATTCCACTTTTCATTATTCAATCCCTTCTTATTTTTCCAACTATTCTTACTTCGTTGTCCGATCGATGGGACAACAGAAGTCTGAGGTGGGGGCCACATTCCGTATCCCCCGCCCCCACGGTGGGTGGACATCGACCCACCACTAACACCCTGTACAAACATTTGGGAATTCTGATTATTCATTACAGGTTGACCCATATTCATCTGATTGTTTGCCATCTGAtcttacaaacaaaattatataaactaatttaatttaatttaaaaaacccCTAATACAACACAATAaatattaggaaaaaaaatagaaaaaaccctaaaataaaataaggagACAAAAAGCTGATGTTAGATATTAACGATGATAAGATCTGGAaggtaaataataaataaaattaaaggtttgaatttttaaatttggacAGATAATTGTTTTGTTGTGTTTTTGTGATGTTTTTAGAGAGAAATTGTAATTGAAAGAAAATGTAAAAAGGAAGGGAAAGCGTGTGGTTTATGATTATGTGGAGGCGAATAAAAGGGAGGGGATGGAATTATATATAGGCAGGTGTAATGGATGATGTGTGCGATGGACGGATGGGATTGATTTGTTTAATCTGATGGCTAAGATTGGGGGTTTTAAGCGAATTAGCGTCGGTTAATGAAGGATACGAACGAATACGAAATTACGAATATTTAAGGAAGTACTGTTTccttttataaaatttcaatGATAAAAATGGTGTGAAAAACGCTAAATATAGCCAttggtttaagtttttttttacaattccAATCTAATTCACAGTGAAGACATGTCCATCACTCCTTATTATAATCAAAATTCATATTCTAAACATCAAAAACCTCAAATATAGCCATTGGTTTAAGTTAtcgtgcataaaaaaaatttttttatctttcatattaaaagttcaaacttaaatttatgttaaatgtagaactatttaatgaatttaacTACATCCCTTAAACTGcgtttaacaaaacccaaatAGTATTAGTGTCCATTTAATGAATGGGACTTTATTAAAACTTAATACTTTGAGG is drawn from Erigeron canadensis isolate Cc75 chromosome 9, C_canadensis_v1, whole genome shotgun sequence and contains these coding sequences:
- the LOC122581624 gene encoding uncharacterized protein LOC122581624, with the translated sequence MANNQMNMGQPVMNNQNSQMFVQGVSGGSMSTHRGGGGYGMWPPPQTSVVPSIGQRSKNSWKNKKGLNNEKWNSNKTIIGVNNSNSSGGYNPPTLNELQQQNRLKARRYFPKKKYNNNNYGGRSAPFAPRNTTSFLIRAKKAGGITSLVSPCPVTPAVLPTPIFSPSREVLVDMAKEEWGVDGYGSMKGLIRLRSPGNGNDGEAGEEDEDDEGGESSESDVEEHVEVERRLDHDLSRFEMIYPNYSGGGVDHTSYNLENRVDDQDTHIAQLEEENLILKERLFLMEREFDDLRMRLQRLERQSGGVSERVNNEEVVENDSDNESESSRGYGPSMEDNNDVMRENVERSQNSEENNNADVEFKQSESSIEKGMQETEHGTNVTTDVCMEEDDTEDIETKKENNNEATAGDDDHEKHVEGFSTKEVEDANKGLAKDE